The proteins below come from a single Chryseobacterium sp. MA9 genomic window:
- a CDS encoding CPBP family intramembrane glutamic endopeptidase, producing MENTISKSEIRKNIATYLCLTLLFCLPVYYMCIRTGKLGGGIISYATIVMWCPAIAALLTCRIRKIPVSSLGWKWGLTKYQIMAYCIPILYSLVPYLIIWISGAGGFYNHDFVAEAGKGMGWNLSDGQTIVLYIILMSSFGMVRSVGSALGEEIGWRGLLTPQLAKINSYTATSLWMGLIWSIYHYPLLLFSNYNTGGPKWLALLCFTIMIFASCFIFTWLRLKSGSLWTGAILHASHNLFIQSIFTPLTVDTGNTNYYIDEFGIALPIATAVVAYFFWRKRKELPERDTEDSLLSA from the coding sequence ATGGAAAATACAATATCCAAATCCGAAATCAGGAAGAATATTGCCACTTACCTGTGTCTTACCCTGCTTTTCTGCCTCCCGGTTTATTATATGTGCATCCGTACCGGGAAACTTGGTGGCGGAATTATATCTTACGCCACTATTGTCATGTGGTGTCCGGCTATCGCAGCTCTTCTTACCTGCCGTATCCGGAAAATTCCTGTTTCTTCCCTGGGCTGGAAATGGGGCCTTACAAAATATCAGATTATGGCTTACTGTATTCCTATTCTTTACAGTTTAGTTCCTTACCTCATCATCTGGATCAGTGGAGCTGGCGGCTTCTATAATCATGATTTCGTAGCAGAGGCTGGTAAAGGTATGGGCTGGAATCTTTCTGATGGACAGACCATCGTCCTGTATATTATTCTGATGAGCAGCTTTGGTATGGTACGCTCTGTAGGATCGGCATTGGGTGAAGAAATAGGCTGGCGGGGTCTTCTTACTCCGCAGTTGGCTAAGATCAATTCTTATACAGCTACCTCTCTTTGGATGGGTCTTATATGGTCTATCTATCATTATCCTCTTCTGCTTTTTTCCAATTATAATACGGGCGGTCCCAAATGGCTGGCTCTTTTATGCTTTACCATAATGATATTTGCATCTTGTTTCATTTTCACCTGGTTACGGTTAAAATCCGGAAGCTTATGGACCGGAGCTATTTTACATGCCAGCCATAACCTTTTTATACAGTCTATTTTCACACCGCTTACTGTGGATACAGGAAATACCAATTATTATATTGATGAGTTTGGTATTGCTCTGCCCATTGCAACCGCTGTTGTTGCTTATTTCTTTTGGCGGAAGAGAAAGGAATTGCCTGAAAGGGATACCGAAGATTCCCTTCTTTCCGCATAG